A single genomic interval of Anopheles marshallii chromosome 2, idAnoMarsDA_429_01, whole genome shotgun sequence harbors:
- the LOC128708485 gene encoding putative serine protease K12H4.7 — MLLPKVIPLAVVLFVTLAEGTPAQGLSATSKNARLLGELQRHLVQPVIPQEFVPRNENIVGDRFRTKVDHFNPQNRDTFEFSYFSNDEFYRPGGPIFIYVGGNFALTSYYIEHGLLYDTAARDGAWLFTNEHRYYGTSTPVPDYSTENLRFLKSEQALMDLIEWIDHLRNNVVQDPSAKIILMGTGYAGALATWARQRFPNIINGAWGAGATVLASFDFQEHAGDIGEIIRRFGGDECYNLIWVAFRTAQYLIDAGREETVTNLLNTCEPIEQGNLLDIETLFFHLKLAIQEAMLNVQTTEKIQDVCESMVNSTEETALQDLATWLNTYYANLACNPFDFDTNMEAGQVLQPGAVENSILGLRQTQYQACTEFGWFRTTDLDEQPFGDRVSMHFFLEACRALFGQWVSDAVIYEGVRLTNLHYGGQDPRSTNVLFTNGELDPNRLVSITSYINPLSYAYVVPGEFLYSEIYSISEEDSTELTTIKTSIQAYISSWQGEGLMPV, encoded by the exons ATGCTGCTTCCAAAAGTGATACCGTTGGCTGTGGTGCTGTTTGTGACGCTGGCGGAAGGCACTCCGGCACAAGGCCTCAGTGCTACGTCCAAAAATGCACGCCTTCTTGGTGAGCTACAGCGACATCTTGTGCAGCCAGTCATACCTCAAGAATTTGTGCCACGCAACGAAAACATTGTTGGAGATCGGTTCCGTACGAAGGTGGATCACTTCAATCCACAAAACAGGGATACGTTTGAGTTCAGCTACTTTTCGAACGATGAGTTCTACCGGCCAGGTGGACCGATTTTCATCTACGTCGGTGGAAACTTTGCGCTGACGTCGTATTATATTGAGCACGGGTTGCTGTATGACACGGCAGCTCGCGATGGGGCGTGGTTGTTCACGAACGAGCATCGATACTATGGAACCAGCACACCGGTGCC GGACTACTCGACGGAGAACTTACGCTTTCTGAAGTCGGAACAAGCGCTGATGGATCTGATCGAGTGGATTGACCATCTGCGCAACAACGTGGTGCAGGATCCGAGCGCCAAAATCATCCTGATGGGTACTGGATATGCGGGAGCCCTCGCAACCTGGGCCCGTCAGCGCTTCCCGAACATCATCAACGGTGCGTGGGGTGCGGGAGCCACGGTTCTGGCGAGTTTCGATTTCCAGGAGCATGCGGGTGACATCGGTGAAATCATTCGTCGCTTCGGCGGAGACGAGTGCTACAATCTGATTTGGGTCGCGTTCCGCACTGCCCAATATCTGATCGATGCTGGGCGGGAAGAAACGGTGACGAACCTGCTCAACACCTGCGAACCCATCGAACAGGGTAATCTGCTGGACATAGAGACGCTCTTCTTCCACCTGAAGCTGGCCATCCAGGAAGCGATGCTCAATGTGCAAACCACCGAAAAGATCCAGGACGTGTGCGAAAGCATGGTAAACAGTACGGAGGAAACTGCGCTACAAGATCTTGCTACCTGGCTGAACACGTACTACGCCAATCTGGCCTGCAATCCGTTTGACTTCGATACGAACATGGAAGCGGGTCAAGTGCTGCAACCGGGTGCTGTGGAAAATTCCATCCTGGGGCTGCGTCAGACACAGTACCAAGCGTGCACCGAGTTCGGTTGGTTCCGGACGACGGATCTGGACGAGCAACCGTTCGGTGATCGAGTGTCGATGCACTTCTTCCTGGAGGCGTGTCGGGCACTGTTTGGCCAGTGGGTGTCAGACGCCGTCATTTACGAGGGTGTACGCCTGACGAACCTTCACTACGGCGGACAGGATCCACGGTCGACGAACGTACTGTTTACGAACGGGGAGCTCGATCCGAACCGTCTGGTATCGATCACGAGCTACATCAATCCGCTGAGCTATGCGTACGTCGTGCCGGGTGAGTTCCTGTATTCGGAAATCTACTCCATCAGCGAGGAAGACTCGACCGAGCTGACGACCATTAAGACTAGCATCCAGGCCTACATCAGCTCATGGCAGGGAGAAGGTTTGATGCCAGTTTAA
- the LOC128708180 gene encoding thymus-specific serine protease-like, producing the protein MKGFLPILVAVAIVVMCGDVAYGMLREAWFETRVDHFNSRNQDKFAMRYYINDEHAYARGPIFVVVGAAGPIQTRWITEGLFYDTAYLEGAYLFANELRYFGHSLPVENAETENLDYLNADQALADLAEWITYLRQTYVNNPNAKVILMGTAYGGALATWFRQKYPHLVNGVWISSGAIEADFAFADYNVALGESIRQYGSDSCYSTIWSGFRVAQNMAHLGLADLLSTEFHLCEPLDTDNDLEVRAFLLGLRDDIEFEMLHLRNTNSIREMCEEMDQQRDSSLNALIDWFAREHQYEQCVHMNFDSYMERYVETDFNTESLQAGHRQRLYLQCTEEGFFPTTSEAEDQPFGNMIGPDFFVQVCQRAFGEWLTEDVIFKQLRSTNTRFGGLQPAIERAHFTNGGIDPYRVGSPLEDLNPKAPATLIPDTFEAPDLDSIDYENDSEALIAAKERTRTLIDTWIFEDFEPIHA; encoded by the exons ATGAAAGGATTCCTTCCTATCCTGGTGGCCGTAGCCATCGTTGTGATGTGCGGTGACGTGGCGTATGGTATGTTGCGCGAGGCATGGTTCGAAACTCGGGTCGATCACTTCAATTCGCGCAATCAGGATAAGTTTGCCATGCGGTACTACATCAACGATGAGCACGCGTACGCCCGTGGTCCAATCTTTGTCGTGGTCGGTGCCGCTGGTCCCATTCAGACACGATGGATCACCGAGGGACTGTTTTACGATACAGCGTATCTCGAGGGTGCCTATCTGTTTGCGAACGAGCTGCGGTACTTTGGACACAGTTTACCGGTAGA GAATGCCGAAACGGAGAATCTGGACTACCTAAACGCCGACCAGGCGCTGGCCGATTTAGCCGAATGGATTACCTATCTGAGACAAACGTATGTGAATAACCCGAACGCTAAAGTGATCCTTATGGGAACAGCGTATGGTGGCGCATTAGCTACCTGGTTCCGCCAGAAGTATCCCCATCTGGTAAATGGAGTGTGGATATCGAGCGGTGCGATCGAAGCTGACTTTGCGTTTGCCGACTACAACGTAGCACTCGGAGAAAGCATCCGTCAGTATGGAAGCGACTCGTGCTACAGCACCATCTGGAGTGGGTTCCGTGTGGCCCAGAATATGGCACACCTCGGTTTGGCCGACCTGCTGTCGACCGAGTTCCATCTGTGCGAACCGCTCGACACGGACAACGATCTGGAGGTGCGTGCCTTCCTGCTTGGGCTGCGGGACGACATCGAGTTCGAAATGCTGCATCTGCGCAACACCAACTCGATCCGCGAGATGTGCGAAGAAATGGACCAGCAGCGTGACAGTAGCCTGAACGCGTTGATCGATTGGTTTGCTCGTGAACACCAGTACGAACAGTGTGTGCACATGAACTTCGACAGCTACATGGAGCGGTACGTCGAGACGGACTTTAACACCGAGAGCCTGCAGGCAGGTCATCGACAGCGCCTCTATCTCCAGTGCACGGAGGAAGGCTTCTTCCCGACGACCTCCGAAGCGGAAGATCAACCGTTCGGTAACATGATCGGACCGGACTTTTTCGTACAGGTGTGTCAGCGCGCATTTGGCGAGTGGCTTACCGAGGACGTAATCTTCAAACAGCTTCGTTCAACCAATACTCGTTTTGGTGGACTCCAGCCGGCGATCGAGCGGGCCCACTTCACCAACGGTGGTATCGATCCGTACCGTGTCGGAAGCCCGTTGGAAGATCTCAACCCGAAAGCCCCGGCCACCCTCATCCCGGATACATTCGAGGCGCCCGATCTGGACTCGATTGACTACGAGAACGATTCGGAAGCGTTGATTGCCGCCAAGGAGCGCACGAGAACTCTGATCGACACGTGGATATTCGAGGACTTCGAACCGATCCACGCGTAG
- the LOC128707363 gene encoding uncharacterized protein LOC128707363 gives MVDCCNTRTPAPTGATITTALPSTFRAGKARPTREKSTLHKSLGEGTDAGQQGRVRTVRLVRPHQGYNHRNLPITGSNFGFSIRGGLEYGTGFFVSAIERDSEADRQGLKVGDQIIRVNGYQVEDAVHRELAQFIANQERLIMKVRGLGILPIKERTADPLTWHVVSFGVSRDKQDALLLEEPCGGRDLKVILSVAPRTKLGCGICKGPEWKPGIFVQFTKEGGVAREAGLRPGDQILSCNGHSFAEASFGEAVAVMKSSHVLELVVRPSAGLDLFPGESSGYNSSASSVNGDQSPCWGDQTSKRLSIVREESISHDRRRLAEVPAVLEHPTGPDSQSAAPPPPPPQPRPSQEPQQQQQQQVLQQSRGTLAGPTRKKNTTIIEFSERGAIVNPEAKQSETKTIIVEVHRSASAGSMVDDESGTGAASGTIIPPPPPLFADAVASSSQPTTNSTTVSSTPAPEQASTAAAAAAAAAHSLSNAISDELRRRAQKKAAPGGMDPATGPAAALTELENRLKEKNVRLRPVTMAISDERHTALMDEFRAVHKRMFKNGFDNAELKKQTTKPSANNADQNHPTHGDTGGNGTRKSPKGTMGRVAASEMAKASGDSAELESIESFKLNNPQPPPVRPPSYYFCPQATGPPTMKKSQKPIAVTISEYATSAARTEEPTKSTRFDFGQLRSVTEAIAGGVGPVAGIKDASSNRQRHAPMT, from the exons ATGGTGGACTGCTGTAATACTCGTACGCCCGCCCCGACCGGGGCCACCATCACGACCGCACTACCTTCCACCTTTCGGGCGGGAAAAGCACGTCCGACGCGCGAAAAGTCCACACTGCACAAATCGTTGGGCGAAGGGACGGATGCGGGACAGCAGGGGCGCGTACGGACGGTGCGGCTGGTACGACCACACCAGGGCTACAACCATCGAAACCTACCGATCACGGGCAGTAACTTTGGATTTTCGATACGCGGCGGACTGGAGTACGGTACCGGGTTCTTCGTCTCGGCGATAGAACGTGACTCCGAGGCGGATCGGCAAGGATTGAAG GTTGGCGATCAGATTATACGTGTGAACGGATATCAGGTGGAGGATGCAGTTCACCGAGAGTTGGCACAGTTCATCGCCAACCAGGAGCGACTCATCATGAAAGTGCGCGGACTGGGCATCTTGCCGATCAAAGA ACGTACAGCGGATCCTCTCACTTGGCATGTGGTATCGTTTGGCGTTTCGCGCGACAAACAGGATGCGCTTCTGCTTGAGGAACCGTGTGGTGGGCGTGATCTGAAGGTGATCCTCTCCGTGGCACCCCGCACCAAGCTGGGCTGTGGTATTTGCAAGGGACCCGAATGGAAACCGGGCATATTCGTGCAGTTCACTAAAGAAGGGGGCGTAGCGCGCGAGGCCGGACTACGGCCCGGTGATCAGATTCTGTCCTGCAACGGGCACAGCTTCGCCGAAGCATCCTTTGGTGAGGCGGTCGCGGTAATGAAGTCCTCCCACGTGCTGGAACTCGTGGTGCGACCGAGCGCTGGGTTGGACCTGTTCCCGGGTGAGTCCAGCGGATACAATAGTTCCGCGAGCAGTGTCAATGGGGATCAGAGTCCTTGCTGGGGCGATCAAACTTCCAAGCGGTTGAGCATCGTCCGTGAAGAGTCTATTTCGCACGATCGACGTCGGCTTGCGGAGGTACCGGCGGTGCTGGAACATCCAACCGGCCCTGATAGTCAATCTGCTGcccctcctccaccaccaccacaacccCGGCCCAGTCAGGaaccgcaacaacaacaacaacaacaggtgCTCCAGCAGTCAAGGGGCACATTGGCCGGACCGACACGCAAGAAGAACACCACCATAATCGAGTTCTCCGAGCGAGGTGCGATCGTGAACCCTGAAGCGAAACAGAGTGAAACGAAAACGATCATTGTCGAGGTGCACCGGAGCGCATCGGCCGGCTCGATGGTGGACGATGAGTCGGGCACTGGGGCAGCGTCGGGCACGATCATTCCACCTCCTCCGCCCCTGTTCGCTGACGCTGTCGCGTCCAGTTCGCAACCAACGACAAATTCGACCACGGTCTCAAGCACACCAGCTCCGGAACAAGCGTCCACGGCAGCTGCAgccgccgcagcagcagctcacAGCTTGAGCAATGCGATATCGGACGAACTTCGCCGACGAGCTCAGAAGAAAGCAGCTCCCGGGGGAATGGATCCCGCTACCGGACCGGCTGCAGCACTGACCGAGCTAGAGAACCGGCTGAAAGAGAAGAATGTACGGTTGCGCCCGGTAACGATGGCCATATCTGACGAACGGCACACGGCACTGATGGACGAGTTCCGAGCCGTACATAAGCGAATGTTCAAGAACGGGTTCGATAACGCGGAACTGAAG AAACAAACTACAAAACCATCCGCAAACAATGCGGACCAGAACCATCCCACCCACGGGGACACCGGTGGCAATGGTACGAGAAAATCACCCAAAGGAACGATGGGTCGGGTCGCTGCGTCCGAGATGGCGAAAGCGAGCGGTGACAGCGCCGAGCTGGAATCGATCGAATCGTTCAAGCTGAACAATCCGCAACCTCCGCCGGTGCGCCCACCTTCTTACTACTTCTGTCCGCAGGCAACCGGTCCGCCGACAATGAAGAAATCCCAAAAACCGATCGCCGTCACGATCAGCGAGTATGCGACGAGTGCGGCACGCACGGAAGAACCAACCAAATCGACACGCTTCGATTTTGGGCAACTCCGTTCGGTGACGGAAGCGATTGCCGGAGGTGTTGGACCGGTGGCTGGCATCAAGGACGCATCCTCGAACCGACAACGTCACGCACCGATGACGTAA
- the LOC128709779 gene encoding uncharacterized protein LOC128709779 codes for MECDLRLVIALLVYATSCDAKHESHAHRCVPGSELFVCMLARFDYQPGQDIPLFELPADVKAIRFVEPFYNIHDNENTIHMYDGILHRQLNSPQAVELTGSYMTSVEIPSNLEYADFSDNNIDRLHVPADQPYALRLLDLNHNRNLQVENISRLVNLETLHLSSCYMETLPVNLFENLNRLTHLTLANNNLHKIDLNWFPMSLTLLRLDQNWMTEFHFSGTARLPLLEDLNIEYNDLTAIDINALVETVPKLRLFSIGRNPLKRTELSSIVDELNRRNIAYYNMEETRDQQCGEDEHYFRGVCMPASAFALGWVEWVEMIVFVIVLAVLAIGIAFGARLLWKRFYAS; via the exons ATGGAGTGTGATTTGAG GTTGGTAATCGCTCTGTTGGTGTACGCGACATCTTGCGACGCAAAGCACGAGTCACATGCACATCGCTGTGTTCCCGGTTCGGAACTGTTCGTTTGCATGCTCGCCAGATTCGATTATCAGCCGGGACAGGACATTCCCCTGTTTGAACTGCCGGCGGATGTGAAAGCGATACGTTTCGTAGAACCGTTCTACAACATCCATGACAACGAGAACACCATTCATATGTACGACGGCATACTGCATCGACAGCTAAACTCACCGCAAGCTGTCGAACTAACCGGGTCCTACATGACCTCGGTGGAGATCCCATCCAACCTGGAGTATGCCGATTTTTCGGACAATAACATCGATCGCTTGCATGTGCCCGCGGATCAACCGTACGCCTTGCGGTTGCTCGACTTAAACCACAACCGCAACCTGCAGGTGGAGAACATTAGCCGGCTCGTCAATTTGGAAACGTTACACCTGTCCAGTTGCTACATGGAGACACTTCCGGTAAACTTGTTCGAAAACCTAAACCGCCTTACACATCTAACGCTCGCCAACAACAACCTGCACAAGATCGATCTAAACTGGTTTCCGATGAGCCTGACGCTGCTACGGTTGGACCAGAACTGGATGACGGAGTTCCATTTCTCTGGGACCGCACGGTTACCGCTGCTGGAAGATTTAAACATCGAATACAACGACCTGACCGCGATCGACATCAATGCACTTGTGGAGACCGTACCCAAGCTGCGCCTCTTCTCGATCGGGAGGAATCCGTTGAAACGCACCGAGCTGAGCAGCATCGTGGATGAGTTGAACCGGCGGAACATAGCGTACTACAATATGGAAGAGACGAGAGACCAGCAGTGTGGCGAAGATGAACATTACTTTCGTGGTGTTTGCATGCCGGCATCCGCTTTCGCGCTCGGTTGGGTCGAATGGGTAGAGATGATAGTCTTTGTCATTGTGTTGGCGGTGTTGGCGATCGGGATCGCTTTCGGGGCTCGTTTGCTATGGAAGAGATTCTACGCTAGTTAG
- the LOC128709776 gene encoding uncharacterized protein LOC128709776 → MSLDCVLTFLLLLTGTFGNYTDTLWEHRCDPGSEIFVCTVPNFLYRPNQNHSKLIVPETVRKVRLAYPTDKILIQRDTIVAYDATLHAALHRPKAVQIAGTMLKRFEVPLDLEYADFRDNSIHTVLAPEVNGSVYALRYLDLRNNEMERIDSLATLVNLETLMLRANRISVLDGTALGCFTKLTGLDLGSNTVEEIPASHLPASLEWLILRRNMLYASVDFSGARLPALKVLDMQHNFCNELDLGVLLVAAPNLDGIMLDGNFINSEEGKVIMTRLVNAGVSHDKFVMSDSEHDDEQNDYYRRQQKIKVQEDIIAGMIAVVNVCVIGWGFYRVYKSRISIVTERASGSTV, encoded by the exons ATGTCGCTCGACTGTGTGCTTAC CTTTCTTCTACTGTTGACCGGCACTTTCGGCAACTATACCGACACACTGTGGGAGCACCGGTGTGATCCCGGATCGGAGATATTTGTCTGCACGGTACCGAACTTCCTGTACCGACCGaatcaaaaccattcaaagTTGATTGTTCCCGAAACGGTGCGCAAGGTACGGCTTGCGTATCCGACcgataaaatattaatacaGCGCGACACCATCGTTGCGTACGACGCAACCCTTCACGCTGCCCTGCATCGTCCGAAAGCGGTTCAAATTGCCGGGACCATGTTAAAGCGGTTTGAGGTGCCGCTCGATCTAGAGTATGCGGACTTTCGTGATAATTCCATACACACAGTGCTCGCACCGGAAGTGAACGGATCGGTGTATGCGTTGCGGTATCTGGATTTGCGTAACAACGAGATGGAGCGGATCGATAGCCTAGCCACGCTGGTGAACCTGGAAACATTGATGCTTCGCGCGAATCGTATCAGCGTCCTCGATGGGACGGCGCTCGGCTGTTTCACCAAGCTGACCGGGCTGGATTTGGGTAGCAATACGGTGGAAGAGATTCCCGCCAGCCATTTGCCGGCCTCGCTCGAATGGTTAATATTGCGCCGCAACATGTTGTACGCATCGGTGGACTTTTCCGGTGCTCGTCTACCGGCACTGAAGGTGTTGGATATGCAGCACAATTTCTGCAACGAACTGGATCTGGGCGTGTTACTGGTGGCGGCTCCCAATCTCGACGGAATTATGCTTGACGGGAATTTCATCAACTCCGAGGAAGGAAAGGTCATCATGACTCGACTGGTGAATGCTGGAGTATCGCACGATAAATTTGTCATGAGCGACAGTGAGCACGATGATGAGCAGAACGATTATTATCGCAGGCAGCAGAAGATTAAGGTGCAGGAGGATATCATTGCCGGTATGATTGCAGTGGTCAACGTGTGTGTGATTGGTTGGGGATTTTACAGAGTGTATAAGTCCCGGATTAGTATAGTTACAGAGCGTGCAAGTGGCAGCACCGTTTGA
- the LOC128709790 gene encoding uncharacterized protein LOC128709790: protein MTLTMRYYHHHHFHRYLPVVALITLCSVVVSAYVYKCEPGTEPTVCRIWNLHYDEEAAAKHPDRVPTANFSSTVRTVHLLYFRYYFKRHNQLRQYDLTLHGTVLRNPPNVLIHETRLERLFIPTNLQMGDFTDNIITVIVTDPSQTYDVRYLDLADNRLSNVANLSALTRLETLNLEANRLRTLDPDMFKRMDNLTHLYLGDNHFASFDFKTFPKRLQVLWLTRNSLSKLNLAGFILAELKELDLESNSLTTLNLASVFTAFPALQTLPIAYNKFGKSEAKLMLAELRRRNVSYFIGMERDDDLDCDYDEFRVDDLCFTEVSIGDNSFWKGTVLLVVAVLVVAVFLLSVRWIWYQMRY from the coding sequence ATGACGTTAACGATGCGTtattatcaccatcatcacttcCACAGATACCTGCCAGTGGTGGCGCTGATAACGCTCTGCTCGGTGGTGGTTTCCGCTTACGTCTATAAATGTGAACCGGGCACCGAACCAACGGTTTGCCGCATCTGGAACTTGCACTACGACGAGGAGGCAGCAGCCAAACATCCGGACAGAGTGCCGACTGCCAATTTTTCGTCCACCGTTCGTACCGTACACTTACTGTACTTTCGGTACTACTTTAAACGCCACAACCAATTGAGGCAATACGACTTGACGCTACACGGCACTGTGCTGCGCAATCCTCCCAATGTGCTGATTCACGAAACTCGGCTGGAACGCCTCTTCATACCAACCAATCTGCAAATGGGTGATTTTACCGACAACATCATCACGGTGATCGTTACCGATCCGTCCCAAACGTACGATGTGCGCTATCTAGACCTAGCGGACAATCGCCTTTCCAATGTGGCAAATCTTTCCGCCCTGACGCGATTGGAAACACTCAATCTGGAAGCTAATCGACTGAGAACGCTCGATCCAGATATGTTCAAGCGCATGGACAACTTGACACATCTCTACCTGGGCGACAATCACTTCGCCTCCTTTGATTTTAAAACGTTCCCCAAGCGTTTGCAGGTACTGTGGTTGACGCGCAACAGCCTGAGTAAGCTTAACCTGGCCGGTTTCATACTTGCCGAATTGAAAGAACTCGATCTGGAGTCAAACTCGTTAACAACGCTAAATCTAGCGTCAGTGTTTACGGCCTTCCCCGCATTGCAGACGTTGCCGATCGCTTACAACAAGTTCGGGAAGAGCGAAGCGAAGCTCATGCTCGCCGAACTGAGGCGGCGCAATGTGTCCTACTTTATCGGCATGGAACGCGATGACGATTTGGACTGTGATTACGATGAGTTTCGCGTGGACGATCTATGCTTCACCGAAGTGTCGATCGGTGATAATTCGTTCTGGAAGGGCACCGTCCTTCTGGTGGTAGCCGTGCTAGTGGTGGCTGTGTTTTTGCTTAGTGTACGCTGGATTTGGTACCAAATGCGCTATTGA
- the LOC128709003 gene encoding thymus-specific serine protease-like, which translates to MELLVLLVLACGVVLSAQFASSDGILPPSFLNKYRSIVPKSKSTSRNANITEEFFTTEVDHFHNQDGATWRNRYLASLDHLVEGGPLLIFLTGDIPLNSSLIDESTLINEMARDLGGAVFALETRFYGRSQPVGDLTVESLRLLNTEQILADVADFVLHLRRTVVGNPYAHPLVAGTGLGGGLATWFRMRYPHLADAAWSSSGYLRAVYDFQDFSFGWAETAIDVGSQECYNRIFIAFHVAQNLFDAGFGEVLYNKLNLCSPVDANDRVEVAYFFSVLMTSIELYTLRNGDVTEFRTVCEDITGGSFATSLDAFAAWFNTRFVEYDGCIIVSFDQFVESLQETSAVAEISLAGERQFLYQQCTEYGWFFTTDSDLQPFGERVQMELYYEMCRRVFGEWITPELMYRSTERTNERFGGSTPNVMQVHFTNGAFDPWRYTSIVSDLNAYALADVIPGELAGSDLGAISEEDDSEQLIAVKRRLKELVESYLFPFNPR; encoded by the exons ATGGAGTTACTagtgttgctggtgctggcaTGTGGTGTCGTGCTGTCAGCGCAATTCGCCAGTTCCGACGGAATTCTGCCGCCATCTTTCCTGAACAAATATCGCAGCATTGTGCCGAAATCGAAATCAACGTCGAGAAACGCGAACATTACGGAGGAGTTTTTCACCACCGAAGTCGATCACTTCCATAATCAAGATGGAGCTACGTGGAGGAATCGCTATCTAGCCTCACTGGATCACTTGGTAGAAGGTGGTCCATTGTTGATCTTTCTCACTGGAGATATACCTCTCAATTCGTCACTGATCGATGAAAGTACGCTGATCAATGAAATGGCTCGTGATCTTGGTGGAGCCGTATTTGCACTTGAAACACGATTCTACGGTCGTAGTCAACCGGTAGG AGATCTCACTGTGGAGAGTTTGCGATTGCTAAACACCGAACAGATTCTGGCTGATGTGGCCGACTTTGTGCTGCATCTACGACGTACCGTAGTTGGTAACCCGTACGCCCACCCACTCGTAGCCGGCACTGGACTCGGTGGTGGATTAGCCACGTGGTTCCGCATGCGCTATCCGCACCTAGCAGATGCCGCATGGTCCTCAAGCGGTTATCTAAGGGCGGTGTACGATTTCCAAGACTTCTCCTTCGGTTGGGCGGAAACGGCTATTGATGTGGGTAGCCAGGAGTGCTACAATCGCATCTTCATCGCATTCCACGTGGCACAGAATCTGTTTGACGCCGGGTTCGGGGAGGTACTGTACAATAAGTTAAATCTGTGCAGTCCAGTTGATGCGAACGATCGCGTGGAGGTGGCATACTTCTTCAGCGTGCTGATGACGTCCATCGAGTTGTACACGCTACGGAACGGAGA TGTTACGGAGTTTAGGACGGTGTGTGAAGATATTACGGGTGGCAGTTTCGCAACATCTCTGGACGCGTTTGCTGCCTGGTTCAACACACGCTTTGTAGAATATGACGGGTGCATTATTGTCAGCTTCGACCAGTTTGTTGAATCGCTTCAGGAAACATCAGCAGTGGCCGAGATCAGTCTGGCTGGGGAGCGCCAGTTCCTGTACCAGCAGTGCACCGAGTATGGGTGGTTCTTTACGACTGATTCCGATCTGCAGCCGTTCGGCGAGCGAGTCCAGATGGAGCTGTACTATGAGATGTGCCGCCGTGTGTTTGGTGAGTGGATAACACCCGAGCTCATGTACCGCTCGaccgaacgaacgaatgaacGGTTTGGTGGAAGCACACCGAACGTCATGCAGGTTCACTTTACGAACGGTGCGTTCGATCCGTGGCGGTATACGAGCATCGTGTCCGATCTAAATGCGTACGCACTGGCTGACGTTATACCGGGCGAGCTGGCTGGATCAGATCTGGGTGCCATTTCGGAGGAAGATGATTCTGAGCAATTGATCGCGGTGAAACGTCGTCTGAAGGAGTTGGTCGAAAGCTATCTGTTTCCATTCAATCCTCGATAA